In Papaver somniferum cultivar HN1 chromosome 1, ASM357369v1, whole genome shotgun sequence, a genomic segment contains:
- the LOC113279738 gene encoding probable gamma-aminobutyrate transaminase 3, mitochondrial, giving the protein MIFRNLLGSNLTTQGAARIRNAVSSGSLHEHLHQFRAITRWNSTSSAEQKEELTAQELADKGFKGHGMLAPFTAGWQTTDLHPLVIERSEGSYVYDTNGRKYLDSLAGLWCTALGGNEPRLVEAANKQLSTLPFYHSFWNRTTKPSLDLAKELLEMFTARKMGKAFFTNSGSEANDTQVKLVWYYNNALGRPNKKKFIARSKSYHGSTLIAASLSGLPALHQKFDLPVSFVLHTDCPHYWRFHLPGETEEEFATRLADNLEKLILKEGPETIAAFIAEPVMGAGGVIPPPATYFEKVQAVVKKYDILFIADEVICAFGRLGTMFGCDKYGIKPDLVSIAKALSSGYLPIGAVLVSPEISEVIHAQSSKLGAFSHGFTYSGHPVSCAVALEALKIYKERNIVEQVQKLSPRFQDGLKAFSDSPIIGEIRGTGLIIGTEFTDNKSPNDLFPPEWGVGAYFGAECEKRGMLVRVAGDNIMMCPPFIITPEEIDQLISIYGEALRATEERVKELKSKRNQQ; this is encoded by the exons atgaTTTTCAGGAATTTGCTTGGATCAAATCTTACCACTCAG GGTGCTGCACGTATAAGGAATGCTGTAAGCTCTGGGAGTTTGCATGAGCATTTGCATCAGTTTCGTGCTATCACTCGATGGAACAGTACTTCTTCAGCCGAGCAGAAGGAGGAGTTAACTGCACAAGAGTTGGCTGATAAAGG GTTTAAAGGACATGGTATGCTGGCACCCTTTACTGCTGGTTGGCAGACTACAGATTTGCACCCTTTGGTGATTGAGAGATCTGAG GGTTCTTATGTTTATGACACTAACGGGCGGAAATATCTTGATTCCCTTGCTGGTCTGTGGTGCACTGCTTTGG GTGGGAATGAACCAAGACTTGTTGAAGCTGCTAATAAACAATTAAGTACTCTGCCGTTCTACCACTCATTTTGGAATCGCACCACTAAACCGTCCCTG GATCTGGCCAAGGAACTTTTGGAGATGTTTACTGCAAGGAAAATGGGAAAAGCCTTTTTTACAAATAGTGGTTCCGAAGCTAATGATACTCAG GTGAAGCTGGTTTGGTATTACAACAATGCACTTGGAAGGCCCAATAAAAAGAAATTCATAGCACGTTCTAAGTC ATACCATGGATCAACTTTGATAGCGGCTAGCCTTTCTGG TCTTCCAGCTCTACATCAAAAATTTGATTTGCCAGTATCCTTTGTCTTGCACACAGACTGCCCACATTACTGGCGATTCCACTTACCAG GCGAGACGGAGGAGGAATTTGCAACCAGATTAGCTGATAACTTGGAGAAACTCATTCTTAAAGAGGGACCAGAGACA ATTGCAGCATTCATTGCAGAGCCTGTCATGGGTGCCGGTGGGGTGATCCCTCCCCCAGCAACTTATTTTGAAAAG GTTCAAGCTGTCGTAAAGAAATATGATATCCTCTTCATTGCAGATGAG GTTATATGCGCCTTTGGAAGGCTTGGTACAATGTTTGGCTGTGACAAGTACGGCATTAAGCCAGATCTGGTTTCCATAGCAAAG GCTCTGTCATCCGGGTACTTACCTATTGGTGCTGTTCTCGTGAGTCCTGAGATTTCTGAAGTCATACACGCTCAAAGTAGCAAACTAG GTGCGTTCTCACATGGCTTTACATATTCTGGGCACCCGGTATCATGTGCTGTTGCGTTGGAAGCACTCAAAATCTACAA AGAAAGAAATATTGTTGAGCAAGTCCAGAAGCTTTCTCCAAGGTTTCAAGATGGCCTTAAAGCGTTTTCTGACAGTCCCATTATTGGAGAG ATTCGAGGTACCGGATTGATTATTGGGACTGAATTTACAGACAACAAATCACCCAATGATTTGTTTCCTCCAGAATGGG GGGTAGGGGCATATTTTGGAGCAGAGTGTGAGAAGCGTGGAATGTTGGTACGGGTTGCTGGAGACAACATAATGATGTGCCCTCCATTTATAATTACACCAGAAGAAATTGATCAA TTAATATCCATCTATGGAGAAGCACTGAGAGCTACAGAAGAGAGGGTGAAGGAACTCAAGTCTAAGAGGAACCAACAATAG
- the LOC113352460 gene encoding alpha-terpineol synthase, chloroplastic-like, which yields MISIHISSTSRSSGSIKLNWSQAEKLKEDIRSELSDAALDQSSSLLKLIDTIQRLGFDYQFENEIKNALDTVSSIGEADFCEEKDWYNRALRFRLLRQHGYEVSQDVFKDFKEEIMQSSITNDVEGMLSLYEASFYAFECEDIPVEVQEYTRTSLAGIVQRNVDETHPRLIFKQVSHALEAPLNWRVLRLEAKWFIENYKRMSDMEPLLLEFAILDFNMVQATYQEDLKYVSRWWRDLNLTQILTFSRDRGVEDFFWTVGFYFNPKFSNCRRQITKVISFVTTVDDIYDVYGSLEELKLFTTAVERWDINMVEELPDYMKICFLALYNTTNEMAYENMKVHGRNTIPYLHNAWVDLCKAYLVEATWFYSGYTPTFEEYMSNAWISISGPTVQFIAYFLLTGEITEDALESIWKHTDLMRWSSTTFRLVDDLGTSKDELARGDVPKAIQCYMHQTGADERAAREHINHCINDKWKRMNKQRISERSILPQAFIDSMSNMTRMAQHMYQHGDGYGVSDFGTKEEIMSIVVEPIKN from the exons ATGATTAGTATTCATATAAGTAGTACCTCCAGATCATCAGGCTCCATAAAACTCAact GGAGTCAAGCTGAGAAACTAAAGGAAGATATACGAAGCGAGCTCAGCGATGCAGCTCTTGACCAATCATCGTCTTTGCTGAAGCTGATCGATACCATCCAGAGACTAGGATTTGATTACCAATTCGAAAATGAGATCAAAAATGCGCTAGACACCGTATCCTCGATTGGGGAAGCTGATTTTTGTGAGGAGAAAGATTGGTATAACAGAGCTCTTAGATTTAGGCTCCTAAGACAACATGGGTATGAAGTTTCTCAAG ATGTTTTTAAGGATTTCAAGGAAGAGATAATGCAATCATCCATCACCAACGATGTTGAAGGAATGCTGAGCCTATACGAAGCTTCATTCTATGCTTTTGAATGTGAAGATATCCCGGTTGAAGTACAAGAATACACAAGAACAAGTCTCGCGGGCATAGTGCAAAGAAATGTCGACGAAACTCATCCAAGGCTTATCTTCAAGCAAGTAAGCCATGCCTTAGAGGCTCCCTTAAATTGGAGAGTGCTAAGACTAGAAGCTAAATGGTTCATAGAGAACTATAAACGAATGTCAGACATGGAGCCATTGTTACTCGAATTTGCTATACTGGACTTCAACATGGTTCAAGCTACATATCAAGAGGATCTTAAGTATGTTTCGAG GTGGTGGCGGGATTTGAATCTGACACAAATATTAACATTTTCTCGGGATAGAGGGGTGGAGGATTTTTTCTGGACTGTCGGGTTTTACTTTAATCCAAAATTTAGCAACTGCAGGAGACAAATCACAAAAGTGATTTCTTTTGTGACAACAGTTGATGATATTTATGATGTTTATGGCTCTCTTGAAGAACTCAAGCTATTTACCACTGCTGTGGAAAG ATGGGACATTAACATGGTCGAAGAACTTCCTGATTACATGAAGATATGTTTTTTAGCTCTCTATAATACCACTAATGAAATGGCCTACGAAAACATGAAGGTCCATGGTCGGAACACCATACCGTACTTGCATAATGCG TGGGTAGATTTATGTAAAGCTTATCTGGTAGAAGCAACATGGTTCTACAGCGGTTACACACCAACATTTGAAGAATACATGAGCAACGCATGGATTTCAATATCAGGGCCTACAGTACAATTTATTGCTTATTTTCTATTAACTGGAGAAATTACTGAAGACGCTCTGGAAAGCATATGGAAGCATACAGATCTCATGCGTTGGTCATCCACCACTTTTCGCCTTGTGGACGACTTGGGAACTTCTAAG GATGAGCTCGCAAGGGGTGATGTACCAAAAGCAATCCAATGTTACATGCATCAGACTGGTGCTGATGAGCGCGCTGCCCGTGAGCACATCAACCATTGCATTAATGATAAGTGGAAGAGGATGAACAAACAGAGGATTAGTGAACGTTCTATACTTCCACAGGCCTTTATAGATTCCATGTCTAATATGACTCGGATGGCTCAACATATGTACCAGCATGGAGACGGATATGGGGTTTCAGATTTTGGAACTAAAGAAGAGATTATGTCAATTGTTGTGGAACCCATTAAGAACTGA
- the LOC113352513 gene encoding protein FAR1-RELATED SEQUENCE 5-like, protein MEFGTEDDAFKFYNAYAFMMGFSVRKSRTHLFQDGKLRDRLYVCSAQGTREEDKRDDTVQNHRAETRFGCLAEMKINRTPDCKYRVSKFFPYHTHVTTTPSKSHLFRSHRKLNIANAAQADMADSSGIAPKEAFEFMSRQAGGRENLGFIPIDHKNYLRTKRTRKIKYGETGGVLEYLQKMQVNDPNFYSAIQVDEDDLITNIFWADARMMLDYDLFGDVVCFNTTFTKNKEGRPFAMFVGVNHHKQSIIFGAALLYDESAETFIWLFDTFSKAMSGKKPKSIFTDQDAAMAKALASQWPESCHRLCIWHIYQNAAKHLSHVFHKFTNFATDFTNCVYDYEDEEEFTNAWFKMLEKYNLNGNDWLRRLYDLKEKWALVYGRDTFCAEITTTQRSESLNSLVKRYVSYKYDLLRFFENFERLVDDRRYEEKRMDFRASQSTPTLSFPVKFLNHAASVYTPAIFKLFQIQLCRAHDCSFRCFNDGESETLSKYKVIPHGKKYHRTVIYDSKNNNVSCSCRKFEFAGYLCSHALKILCVKDIKSIPDQYILKRWTKDIKCVSTKIGSNLHEKRESRENVVRRYRELCRSYIQLATRAAESEEVYEIAKILIYCALSLPSGR, encoded by the coding sequence ATGGAGTTCGGAACCGAAGATGATGCATTCAAATTTTATAATGCATATGCTTTTATGATGGGTTTTAGTGTTAGGAAAAGTAGAACACATTTATTCCAAGATGGCAAATTGAGAGACAGACTTTACGTTTGTTCAGCCCAAGGTACCCGCGAAGAAGATAAACGCGATGATACTGTACAAAATCACCGAGCAGAAACGAGGTTTGGGTGCCTAGCAGAAATGAAAATTAATCGCACACCCGATTGTAAGTATCGTGTTAGTAAATTTTTTCCGTATCATACACATGTGACTACAACTCCTAGTAAGTCTCATCTTTTTAGGTCACACAGAAAGCTAAATATCGCAAATGCAGCTCAAGCTGATATGGCTGATAGTTCAGGAATTGCTCCTAAAGAGGCTTTTGAGTTTATGAGTAGACAAGCTGGTGGTCGTGAGAATCTTGGGTTTATACCTAttgatcataaaaattatttacgtACTAAgcgaacaagaaaaataaaatatggagAGACAGGTGGTGTATTAGAATATCTACAAAAAATGCAAGTAAATGATCCTAATTTCTATTCTGCTATACAAGTTGATGAAGAtgatttgataactaacattTTCTGGGCTGATGCAAGGATGATGTTAGATTATGATCTGTTCGGCGACGTAGTATGTTTTAATACtactttcacgaaaaacaaagaAGGACGACCCTTTGCCATGTTCGTCGGAGTGAATCATCATAAACAATCAATTATTTTTGGTGCTGCATTATTATATGATGAATCTGCAGAAACTTTTATCTGGTTGTTTGATACTTTTTCCAAAGCTATGTCTGGAAAAAAGCCAAAAAGTATTTTCACTGACCAAGACGCAGCAATGGCTAAAGCATTAGCTTCACAGTGGCCAGAATCATGTCATCGGTTGTGTATTTGGCATATTTATCAAAATGCTGCAAAGCATCTTAGCCACGTGTTTCATAAATTTACCAACTTCGCAACTGATTTCACAAATTGTGTCTATGATTACgaggatgaagaagaatttacaaATGCTTGGTTTAAGATGCTTGAAAAATACAATCTCAATGGAAATGATTGGCTAAGAAGATTATATGATCTAAAGGAAAAATGGGCACTAGTTTATGGGCGAGACACCTTTTGTGCTGAAATAACCACCACTCAACGCAGCGAAAGCTTAAATAGTCTTGTAAAAAGATATGTCAGCTACAAGTATGATCTATTGCGTTTTTTCGAGAATTTTGAAAGACTAGTGGATGATCGTCGTTACGAAGAAAAAAGGATGGATTTTAGAGCGAGCCAAAGTACTCCTACATTATCATTTCCAGTAAAATTTTTGAACCATGCAGCAAGTGTTTATACACCAGCAATATTCAAGTTGTTCCAGATACAACTATGTAGAGCTCATGATTGTTCCTTTAGATGCTTTAACGATGGTGAAAGTGAAACATTAAGTAAATATAAAGTTATTCCACATGGGAAAAAATACCACCGCACAGTCATTTATGACTCGAAAAATAATAATGTTTCATGCAGCTGCAGGAAATTTGAATTTGCTGGTTACTTGTGCTCACATGCTTTAAAAATCCTTTGTGTAAAGGATATTAAGAGCATTCCTGATCAGTATATTTTGAAGAGATGGACAAAAGATATTAAGTGCGTTAGCACGAAAATCGGTTCAAATCTTCATGAAAAAAGAGAGTCAAGGGAAAATGTCGTAAGGAGATATAGAGAGTTGTGTAGATCATATATTCAACTAGCAACAAGGGCAGCTGAGTCTGAAGAGGTATATGAAATTGCCAAAATTTTGATATATTGTGCATTATCACTTCCTAGCGGTAGGTAG